TGCGGCGCCTTCGCCGCCCGCCTGCACCTGGAGCGGGGGCAGCCGGCGCTGGCGGCCGGGCTGTGCCTGGAGCTGGCGGCGGCGCTGCGCGACACGGGccggcccgcccgcgccgccgcggcCCTGCAGCGGGCGGCCGAGCTGCTGGCGGCGGCGCGGCTGCCCCTGGAGGCGCTGCGCTGCCTGGCCGAGCGcgcctcctgcctgctgctgggccGCGACTACGCCGGCGCGCTGGCGGCGCTGACGCGGGCGCAGGCGctggccggggccgggctgggcggcggcggcggcggcggggccgcgcccggCGGCGCCTTCCTGGACGTGCTGGCGCGCTGCGAGGTGTCgcgggtgctgctgctgctgctgctgcagccgccGCCCGCCAAGCTGCTGCCCGAGCACGCCCGGACGCTGGAGCAGTACTGCTGGGAGGCGGCGgagggcggcgcggggccggggcccgggggcggcggcggggcgggcggcgggctgCCGCCGGCGGCGAGCTACCTGCCGGCCgagctcttcctgctgctgcagtcGGCCGTGCTGGCGTGCCAGGAGAAGGACGCGGAGGCGCTGAAGGCGCTGCAGGCCGAGCTCTGGCCGCTGCTGAGCGCCGAGCAGAACCACCTGCTGCACCTGGTGCTGCAGGAGATGCTCAGCCCCGCCGGGCAGGGCCTCTGAGCGCCGCCGCCGGCGGCACGGACGGGCCCGGCCGAGCTGCCGCGGGGCGCCCGGGCCCGGAGCCCCCCGCCAGCCTCCGGCCGCGCGGCCTCCGTGCCCTTCTTCATCTCCCGGGCGAGCTCTGTAGCGGAAGCGAGTAATAATCGGCGGGCAAACGTGTGTGTTCATCTGCTCCTTTCTCTTGTGCCGTAGCGAGCTGCGAGCTGTGCGCGGTGGAAGCCGTCGCGCTCGAGAAAGCGCAGCCCCGCGGCAGAAGGGCCGGCggggggcagagccgggctgCTCCTCCGAGACCTGCCTGCGCTCGGCGGGGAGGAGCTCGCCCGGGGCGCCTGTGTCTGTGCACCTGGGAACGGcaggctgctggagctgctctctCTAAAAACCCCACCGCGTTACAAGGAGCTGGATTTTCGTTTTCCCCTCCTGAAAACGAGAGACGCCGCGTCCAGCGCGAGGCCGCGCGTTTGGCTCTCGTGGCGGACAGAAAGGCCGCAGCCGTGCAGGTGGTTGTCAGGGGACCAGCAGCGGTGGCCTGGCTGCGCTTTCTGTAGAACAGCCGGCGGAGTCGGTCCCTGCGCGCCCTGTAGCCTCCCTCTGTGTCGTTTGTTGATTCCGCGGCCCTCCCCCGGGTCGTCTCTGCTGTCACCTTCTGTTGGGCTTCACCCTGTGGCTTCTAATGTTGTCCCTAATCCTTCACCCTGTGGCTTCTAATGTTGTCCCTAATCCCCCGGCAGtgtgggtgggggggtgtctgtgtgGGAAATGTTCCTCGCCCGCTGTCCTGTGTCACACGGGTACAGCCATCACCCCTGGAGCCCCGGGGATTTGGGTATGTGGGAGATGAAATGCCCAGGTGAGGGGAAGATGTGGCTCACTGTGCATTGttcttttctaatatttctttGGGATGTAATCCCTCCGGGGCCGATGCTACCCTGTTATCGAGAGGGTTGTTCTGTCCAGAGGAGAGAATTAAAAAGAATGCGGAATGAACCCTCCAGCCAGGAGGAACTTGGCGTGCCTGGCCTCAGGGTGTTCCTGATGGGGCTTAGAATAATCAGAGAGGTAGAGAGAATGTTGAATGGGGGCTTAGAAACCTGATAAATGCAGTCAGAGCTTGGGAGGAGGAGATGAGGGTAAGTTGATGCAGGGTGGGGGGGCTTTGGAGAGTGGCGGGGTGAGCCAGGCGCTGGCTGCCATTGCAgcggggtgggtggggtgggtgCGCCAGCCCCGCAGCAGCCAGCGATGGGCTTGTGAGTTCCCCCGGCCCGTCGGAGGGACGCAGTCTCTGCTCACACCTGTAAGAGATGGGGCCTGGGGCGTAACCCAGCCCACGTACCTGCAGTGGTCTTTGAGGAAGAACGGGCTTGCTGGGAAAGTTGTGGGGCTGGGAAAGATGAAACTGGAATTTGGGCTCCTGGCGGGAAAACCCATTTTCCTGGGAAAATATTGAATGGCTTTGGCTGGGTGGTTTCATGATGGAACACGCGGAGGGGGGATGACAGCAGTTGTT
The window above is part of the Strix aluco isolate bStrAlu1 chromosome 10, bStrAlu1.hap1, whole genome shotgun sequence genome. Proteins encoded here:
- the LOC141927804 gene encoding 40-kDa huntingtin-associated protein-like → MLAAAGGSGPGGAGGSGPGLGGDGDFLSRYRLVSAKLRRRFLRKPNVAEAAEQFAALARELRAQESLPYAAWCQLAVARCAQSLFHGPAEAAALAEAARLFLRQERDLRQRLGLRGGFGEHVAAAQSCGAFAARLHLERGQPALAAGLCLELAAALRDTGRPARAAAALQRAAELLAAARLPLEALRCLAERASCLLLGRDYAGALAALTRAQALAGAGLGGGGGGGAAPGGAFLDVLARCEVSRVLLLLLLQPPPAKLLPEHARTLEQYCWEAAEGGAGPGPGGGGGAGGGLPPAASYLPAELFLLLQSAVLACQEKDAEALKALQAELWPLLSAEQNHLLHLVLQEMLSPAGQGL